The genomic window CTGTGGGCGTATAGTCCGCTCTCATAATGCCCGCTGCTGTCACCTTGGCCCATTGTGCTTTTAGGTTCTCAAAGTCGGGTGCAACTGGGGTCGGCTGGCCCTTGCGCACGAAGCCACCCTTGACGCTTTCATTGACAATCATCGGGTCCACGGGCGGACCATAGCTGATGAGGCCATAGTGGTTTGCCTCCTCGATCCATTCATATATCAAAGAGCCGCTCCAGTCGTTGATCATGTCTGGGCCAAAGATTGCCGCCTGGTCTTCAAAGAGGCGCGGCCCTGGGACATTGCATCCAGTCTCGGAAAAGAAGATTGGTACGGGGAAGTTCTTGGCCTGCTCCTGCAAAGCGACGTATCCCGATGTGTTGTAGTTGGCGACGTCACACCAAGAGTATGAATTGAGAGCAAAAAAGTCGACATTTTGCGACTCGTCGCCCCCGCATGTGAGATAGTTCTGTAGCATAGGCCTCAGCTCCGCGATGTCTGCCGCTGAATAGCCTACAGGGAACTTGCGATATCCTTTCGAGTCACGATAAGCCTTCATGTCTCTGGCGGCAGCCTTGATAAACGGTGCAGCCTGAGAGTGGCCGCTGGTAGAGATGATTTCGTTGCCGACGAAGAAGCCCAGCGAGTTGTCAAAGCTCGAGAAAGCATCCATGACTGCGGCGTATGCATCGTGCATCGCCTGGGTCCAGCGAAGTTCGTTCTGATCAGGGTTGTCAGTAAGTTCTTAAGCCACTCTCTCGACGGGCTAGCGACAACAAGCAAACAAAATTTTACTCACAGGCAGAATGTAAGTAGTGAAAGTATCCAGATCAATGAGGGTGTAAATGCCCACGTTGGCAAACTCGGCCATACAACCAGTGTGATCCGCGAGAGGGTCGACATGATAAACGCGGATGACGTTGGCGCCGAGTGTTGCCATTAGTTGCGCGTCCCTGCGACACTGTTCTGTATCAACCAAGGGGTCGTCCTCGACTAGTTGATAAGCAATGCCTTTGAGCAACGAGTCAGCCAATGTGTATCACCATGTCATATCCCACGGGGGACCGGAGAAACAGCAGACCTTTCATGATGAACTGTTTTCCCTCGCTCGTGAAGAATTTGTTGCCATGCGCAGTGATGGTCGGCAGCGCACCAGCGATTGTTGCCCAGCCGGCCATCACTGCGGCTCCCAGGAAGCCCTTCATCCTTTCGGAGATTCGACTTAGCCTCTCGACGCGCAAGTAGATACTCAGGGACAATGTACACGCCGCTATAAGACAACGACCAAGGACCAAGAATGTCTGCTTGTTGCATGAAAACagaatcttcaaaacagATTTCtaaccaaaaaagaaaaacttcCCAAAACTCAAGATTGGATAAAGACTTGAGTATTGCTTGATGATCCAGGAAAATGATGCGGAAAACCTGACCAACGAGTAGTTGCAGAATATTTCTAGCGAGAGACGTGGGCAAAAATGTCCAGACTAGGGGTTGGCGGGACTCCAAATATAGTGCCGACTTATATTGGTGAGTGTAGAGTGCTAAAATGAAAGAAGCAGTAACGACAGTGCTTTTGCAGGTGTGACGACCCGTTGGCAGGATCAACAACTTGCTGAGTTGGATAGGTAAAGTaggaaggtaggtaggtagcttcgCACAGAACGGGAGGGTGCAGATCTATATGGTGATGCTCCCAGGTCGCATGGAAAAGAAGGGCCTGGAGATAGGTCCTGCTATTGGAGCTGCTCTAGCAAACAACCTTGGCTACCTACATGTAAGGTGCATGTACGGCAGCCGCAGGTGTACTAAGGCGAGATGCTGTGGACATGACTTTTATTGGGTTGGCAAACAGAAGGGTTAGATTGCAAGACAAACAATATACAAGATGGCAGCACAATAATGACGAGATtcggtaaggtaggtagaaaGATATAGGTACCTcaggtagctacctaggtaggtagtgtATGTAGGTAGTATCCGGCAGAGAGGTCTGCGAACGGGATACGACAGGCAGGATACGGAAATAGGACTGATTAATTGATCAATTGGGACCCGATTAcccgattgattgattgaacAGTTGATTGAATACCTAATTACAAAGTAGTCACACCAACCAGACCAGACCTGACCGGGCAGTTATTTGGAACGGGAGACGCGCAACACATTGCATATATCTTTTGCGGCTGTGTGCAGACAAACCCCTCGCGTCCGGCGCGTCAAATCTGTTTTTCCcccttctctctctctctctctctctctctctctctctctctctgtgcTGGTTGTTCCTGACCCGATGCAAGCTGTGCTCGGAGACCAGCTTTTCTGGGCCGCCCACCCACTCCCAAGGTGGCATGACGATGAGCTGGCAGGGGTAAACATTTCGTGTCGATAAAGACCCAGAtaattgggggggggggggggtcgcGTTGTCAGTTCAGTCACGGCGGTAAACTCGTAAAAAAGAAGTAGACGGCAGGCTGGACCAGAACGACAAGCATCGTGATTGCCTGCATTGGCATCCGATTTGGACTTAGCTCTTGGCCAAAAAAGAGAGGTTATCTTTGATAATTGGCCAATCAAAACCACCTATTTTCCCACCTTCCTTCTCATTCGCCATACCCGCAATCACACCACGTATTTGTGAGGTACAGCTGGTGACGACATGACAAGGTACCATGCCTTTCAAGCCCTGGAAACTTGGTTTCATCCCGGGAGCTGCAGGATGAATTGATCATTCCAGCCGAGACTTTCATCTATTGCCTACAGAAGAAAGATAGCAAGATATTTCGACGAGCCGGGCCGTGAAACAAGCTATCACGAACCATCAATCAACTGTTGTCATTTTCTTCCTTTGCCTTTCTATCTTCGACTTGGTGTGCCTCTCTCCACGCACTTGTCACGCTGACGACACGCATGAGAGTATGCGCCAACAAAACACACGAGGACAAATTACCCGGAGGGACACGGTCTCCGCAATCCAGTTCAGGGGTAATTTAGCGTAATTGTCGTATCTTTCTGCGTTTTTCCCCACTTCGGAAGCTCTAAATAAGGCACGTTAAGACACCCACGATGGATGCCCAGCGGTTCTGGTGCTGCGACAGGTAGCACGATGGTATGTTACACGACATAGAGACGGACATTTCCAACGGAGCCGATCCAAGGCAGTCGAGCTACACGAGTTATTACGAAGAATCAAGTCAGCAAAGTGAGCGAGACAGACGCCCATGGACGAGAGAAACACTGGCTTGGAAACGGAAGTTGGCGAGTGCATGGCGAGTGCATAGCGAAGTGCATGGAGAAGTGCACCATTTTTGGCGTCCACGGAAACTAAACCAAGCTTGTATTACTTGCTCTTGATACGCAAGTCTCGGATCTTCTCCAACCCGCTACAGAGAGTCAACGGTGGTGAACTAGTCCTCTCCGTTCTCAACACGGCCATCATCGTGGGCTCACTCTCCTCGTCGCTGGTAATTACAGTCGGAAAAGCCGCTGTAGGTATCGAGCAGTTGCCGTTCGCTTGGGAGCTTGTGGGCTCAGCCTGCGCATATGCATTCCGACTGGAAATGCAGTGCGGCTTGTCGATTCCACATACTTCGGTCAGTATTTGATACGTCTCTCTTTCGACCTCCTCCATGGATGGCCGACCCATGGCATTGACAGCCAGCATTCGTGCTGTCATGTGGAGCAAGGGGACAACCGCCGCAAAGACATTGACATCCCGAGAACCCTCCGTCATGTCTTTTCTGTCTTGAGACGTTGCCTTTTTAGCTAAGAACTCCATCCACCCCTCCACTTGACCGAGATTACGATGGTACGACGAGTCGGGGATCGAGCTGCCACGCCCATGGGTTTTTTGCTTCGCAGCTCGATGTTCGGCGAAGGCTTTGCTCGAGATCCCCAGCAGAAGCCCGAGCATCTCGAGTATGATGCAGCCGAGGGAAAACACGTCGGCAGCCCTGGGGTCGAGCCAGCCTGGTGCTGTGACACCTGCCGTAAGAGGGCTGCCTATCAAACGTGTACGGTCACTGTCGGTGGATGCTCGAGGAATTCCAAAGTTTCTGGACTCGTCAGTTCTTATGGCTGGGTGCGGCAGCTCAAGACTTCTATCACGCACCAGGGATGACGTAGTGCGGATCCATTGCTCGGGAGCAGCATAGTTGTACGCTTCATTGTCGAAGCTATCTAGACCCTCGGCTCTTGCCAAGACTGATGGGTTTAATCTCGTAAAATCGGACAGGAGAATATCCTCGTCGTCTCTTACCATAATGGTAGAGGGCTTGATGTTGCCGTGGGCCAAGCCAATCCCATGTATCATGCAGAGCGTGCCAGCTAGGCAATTGACCCAGTTGAGAACCCGCAACGGCTGCGTATGCACCCCGTTCACGCCGCCGTTTCTTCTTGGTCTTGTTCTCCTGACAAATGCTACGGGACTGGCCGTGTCGGTTGTGGTTGATCTCAGCAATGTCCTGAGAGATCTTCTTTTGCTCGCCGAGGCAGGCTCGAAAAGGACGTAGATATGGTCCTGATGTTGGTACGAGCAAAAGTACGAAACAAGATGAACACTCTGCAGCGTGCGAGCTTGTTCAATCTCCTGGCAGATTTCATCCTTTCCCACATATGCACCGCCGCCCAATGATGCCAGCCTGAATCGTCTTCGCTCAAAAGTCTGGCCAGGGTACTGTGGCAAGCTGACACTGTCAATGATCTTGCTGCTGGTTTCCCTCAGCGGTTTCCAGGGCTCGCGAGCGATGTCGAGGGGCACCAATTCCAGGGGTTGATAGGTCAGGTGCTCTCCCTTGCGGGGGAATCTCAAGAGGTACTTGAACTGTCGTTCGCAAAAGCTGCGTTCGAGTCGTCGATCGCCGACTTTGGTACCGTCGGGTTGTGAGCTCAACAACTGCTGCGCTTGTTCAGGGTCAAGGGGGAGGTCATTGTCATCCCACGAGTTTTCTAGAGCGGCAAATATACGCTCTGGGCAGCCGAGATCTAACAAAATGAGGAATATCCGCTTCGCTCTCTCCAATATCAGACATCCATAGGATCGGTCGGTCAAGCCGCCCCTGGAGACGACCGGGCGGCTGATGAGTTCGCAATCAAAAGGCGAAAGATTGGAATATATGAACTGCCTCGTAACTGTCTCCTGGATTCGTGCAGTGTCCCACCACATTTTTGTCGTCATCGGCCGTCGACCTGATTCCCCGCTGGCGATATATCCCCCGCCACTATTTTCTTGTCTGCGAGGACTATCTGCTTGTTTCTGTTCGTCCTCTCAAAGACTGGTCATTATACGTAGTTGGGCAAGATTGAATGCAGACGGTGCGTATTTGCACATGAATAAGTTACCAAAGAACCAAAATAATGTACGGTATTCTAGGGGTCCAATTCTGGCGTCTGTCGAGGGTCGGAACCCACGGATCAACAAATATGCAACGAGCTTTGCCACGTGAAAATGATATCAATGGCAAGGCGGAAAATACTCCGTATATCAACCTTTTTGCCTTGTCCATGTTCCCAGATTATTGTTGGTGGTGCAGGCGGGGGAACGTTTCATTACGTCTGAACTTTGCTTCCAGAGCGGAAAGCTTACTGGAAAATTGTTTATACCAACATGGTAATGAAGAAAAAGCCCCTAGTTTTGTTTCAGAGCAGCCCGGGTCAGAAATGCGGCAATGATGTTATGTCGCGCCAATCCCAAGCTGGTGCTGGTATATATCTTGGCAAAAGCATGTCTAAacgtttttcttcttctttttcgatAGGTATCAGCACAATATTGCCTGTCGGATGACAAATGGCCCAATCGGTACCTATGCACTCTGCATATGGTCAAAGAGGTTAAAAACGCCTAAAAGAGGCTTCAAAAGCCGTTGAACAACGTGGCACGATCGCGGGGTTTGCTTTTGTCCACATTTCGGGATGGTTTGGTTTAAAAAAGACAATACTATGTCGGACATTGAGTAGATGTGCAGCAGGTATGCATCCAGCATGGCTTTCCATGACCAGCAGGTCCCAGTCCGACCAAAATACTGACAAACTCTGATTGCGCGGCTTGCAGATATTTGTTCGCATTGGGAAAGTTGTATTGGGTGGCAAGAGtaaccaaagaagaaaaaaaaaacctaaaaaaataaaataaaaacaaaaccaaaaacTTATTACTGTGTATTCAAGGTGTACGGCATACGGAGTAGGTGTAGGTCTACGTGTACGTAGCTGCTTATCAACGAAAGACTATGCAGAGCCAGAGTCCAGAGCTGGGCAAGATACTTCGTACTTTTTCTCAGACGAAAGCTCAATCCATAGTATGCCCATGTTATGCAGCCTCATGCGTAATGTGCGTAGTCTCTATTATTTGCCAGGTTTGGCTAggtcgaaaagaaaaaaaaaacatttcaGTTGACCTTTACATGTACTTTATCTCGGTCTATGCGGTTGTACAAAAAATGGACGAGAAGGGATACACAATCAAATACGCAGAAAATGCGTTCAGTCTCTCTTCAGATATTTGGTGACTCATAAACCCTCGAGCAAAACCTCCTTCTTGGCGCCTTGTCGACCGACAAATGTCTCCATCGCCCCGTCGATGCCCGCGACCTTGCGGGCGAGGATCTGCAGGCTGACCGGCAGCACATTGTACCAGTCGCACCAGCGCGCGTAAAATGGCATGCCGATGTGGTCGGCCTTTCCGTTGTCAATGGCGCTGATAATCTCCTTGGCGACCTCGACGGGCTCCACGATGGGGGCGATGATGCTGTTGGGTGTCTTGACGCCGTAGAAGAGCGGCGTGCTGAGCTGACCGGGCGTCACCAGGACCGTCCGGATGTCCGGGTGCGACTGCTTCAGCTCGGCTGTCAGGGACTTGTGGAGGGCGATCACGCCacccttggcggcggcgtagTCGGTTAGGCGCGCACAGCCCAGTTGGCCGATGACGGACGAGATTGTCACAATGGTTCCTCCCTTGCCGCCGCGTACAATGGCCGGAAGGAAGGTCTTAAGGGTGTAGAAGTGGGAGACGAGGTTGGTCGAGAGGCTGCGCTCAATATCTTCGATCTCCATCTCAAGGAGGGGCTTGCCGTTGACGATAGCTGCGTTGTTGATCAGGACGGTAGGAGTACCCAGCTGAAGGAGGGGTAACGTATTAGCAATGAAACAAGGTGAGCAGGAGCCCGAGACCTGGACGACAAACTCTGCTAGGGCAGAGAAGAGCGGAAAACAGCATCACATCATACGTACTTCTTCTTCAATCTGCGCCGCAACCTTTTTGAGGGCAGCCTTGTCCGTCACATCACACTTGTAGTGGTTCACGCCACGCGACTCGCCATTCTCCATGTCCTTGACGTCGAGGACGGCGACGCTCGCGCCACGCATGCCATAAACCTCGGCGATGAGGAGGCCCAGACCGCTGGCACCGCCGGTGATGACAATGACCTCCTCGTCCAGATCGACCTCGCGGGGCATGCCGAATGCGATGCGGCGGTTGACGGCAGCCAGGGTCCAGCACACGGTGACGAAGGTCGCGTAGGCCATGGTGACGCGCATTGGCATGGCATCGTACTCCATGTGCTGGGCGCGGAAGCACAGCACCACGATCCAGGCCACAAAGGGGTGGAAGAAGGTCACATAGAGCACCTTGAGGACGAGGTCGATCGAGAGCGGCGCAAACCAGGACTCGCCCGGGGGAGAACGATGGTGGGCAGCCATGGTGAAGTTTTGGGTATGGCTTGGGTAGATGGGCAAATGCGCTCGCTAGCTGTATGTACGATAGACGCAGGATTAAGAGTATCGATAGACTGATTATCGTACAAAGGAATATAAAGTTCCAGCGACTCTAATGGTCGAAAGAAAGAATGGAGGCGTGCGAATTACCACAAAGTGCACTGCGCTGCAATGCACTGCATTGATCTACCTAGAAGGTGTAAAGAAACAACTGACTTTCGGTAACGGTTAGTATGGGTAAACTGTCCACATCTCTTAACAAATTCGTTACAGTAAAAGTACACCCCCCAATCCCTGTTGCACCGAAAGAATAGGTAGCTGCCAGATATGAATTTCTTGGCTCCTTGAAACTTGATCAACCAATGAGATGACGGTAATAAACGGGGCTGAAAACAGGAGGCTTATTCGTAAATCGTAACATATTTGTTTGTAGTTACAGGGTAAGCTTGGGTTTAGCTAGGCTATTCGGTGAGTGTATGAGGTACAGCATTGGACTTGCCAGCTTGCGTGTATCAGATACAAGGTGAGTTCGAATACCTGACTTGCCTGATTCGCATTCATATTTAATCATTGGAGGGTTGGGGTGGTGTAGCACATGGAAGAAGACCCCTAAAATATTTCAATTCATGCACAAGGATCTTTCGGAGCTACCCTGTCGAGATGCCGCCGGGGGGTTTTAAGGGGTCTTTTGCCGTTAGAGCAATGAGAATTCCGGGTATCAGAACACTATATTAAATTAAATTTGCCTGGACAAACATGATATTATCGATTTTCCTTTGCTCACCGTACAAGCAAAACAAGGGCGCAAGGGACAGAAAGCAAAAAATGAGATAAGAACTGTCAGAAGATTGACAAATATCGACAACgacaggattcgaacctgtGAGGCCGAAGCCATATGATTGCTCAGTTGGATGAATCAGATGATCCAGCCAACGGGTTCTAGTCATACCCTTTAACCACTCAGGCACGTTGCCTTGTTGATCCGCTAGGGTTATAGCAAATATAATCCCTCGAAAGCTTGCCGCAGCAACCTGGTTGGCGTCTAAATATCACACATCACCTGCCGTTTACGGGAAGGGTGGAGCGGCCCTTCAGCTGAACACTCGATCTAACAACACATCTTGCCCGCCGTCCTCAATTAAAGCCCCGTTCCCCGTCCTCTATCAAAAATGTCAGGGGCCGAAGCGCCGTTGATAGCAAACATTGACGCTACCGGAGAAGTAGAGCCGGAAAACGCATCATCAGAAGGAATTCACGAGGATGGCGCCAATTTACCTAGATTACCAGACGCGCCACCAGGCCTGTTTATCTGGCTGCTGGTGCTATCGGCGGGGATAAGTGGTCTTCTTTTTGGATGTAGATACTTCGCAATTTGCTCCTTGCCCCAACGACAATGACTTTGCTGATTATCAACTGACACTCAATGACCACCAGACGATACGGGGGTAATATCATCTACGCTGGTCTCCATCGGCGACTCCCTCTCGGGCCGTCAACTCACATCTCTGGACAAGTCGGTCATCACATCGTGCACCTCGCTATTTGCACTCTTGATCTCCCCGTTTTCCTCATCCATTGCCGACAGCCTGGGCCGGAAACGCGTCATCCTGGTCGCAGACTTCCTCTTCGCGGTTGGTGCCATCTTGCAGGCATGCAGCGACACTGTGGCCGAGATGGTCGCTGGCCGGTCCATTGTCGGGGCCGGCGTCGGGGCCGCATCCTTTG from Pyricularia oryzae 70-15 chromosome 4, whole genome shotgun sequence includes these protein-coding regions:
- a CDS encoding glycolipid-anchored surface protein 5 gives rise to the protein MKGFLGAAVMAGWATIAGALPTITAHGNKFFTSEGKQFIMKGIAYQLVEDDPLVDTEQCRRDAQLMATLGANVIRVYHVDPLADHTGCMAEFANVGIYTLIDLDTFTTYILPNELRWTQAMHDAYAAVMDAFSSFDNSLGFFVGNEIISTSGHSQAAPFIKAAARDMKAYRDSKGYRKFPVGYSAADIAELRPMLQNYLTCGGDESQNVDFFALNSYSWCDVANYNTSGYVALQEQAKNFPVPIFFSETGCNVPGPRLFEDQAAIFGPDMINDWSGSLIYEWIEEANHYGLISYGPPVDPMIVNESVKGGFVRKGQPTPVAPDFENLKAQWAKVTAAGIMRADYTPTAISTRECPTATPGGWLVNGNVALPAVGDTFTGGFQPAPRTTPTGSGLGTRAEAPAPSGSKDAEGSASSEREIMGMGYALVAVMLAFVIFA
- a CDS encoding serine/threonine protein kinase: MTTKMWWDTARIQETVTRQFIYSNLSPFDCELISRPVVSRGGLTDRSYGCLILERAKRIFLILLDLGCPERIFAALENSWDDNDLPLDPEQAQQLLSSQPDGTKVGDRRLERSFCERQFKYLLRFPRKGEHLTYQPLELVPLDIAREPWKPLRETSSKIIDSVSLPQYPGQTFERRRFRLASLGGGAYVGKDEICQEIEQARTLQSVHLVSYFCSYQHQDHIYVLFEPASASKRRSLRTLLRSTTTDTASPVAFVRRTRPRRNGGVNGVHTQPLRVLNWVNCLAGTLCMIHGIGLAHGNIKPSTIMVRDDEDILLSDFTRLNPSVLARAEGLDSFDNEAYNYAAPEQWIRTTSSLVRDRSLELPHPAIRTDESRNFGIPRASTDSDRTRLIGSPLTAGVTAPGWLDPRAADVFSLGCIILEMLGLLLGISSKAFAEHRAAKQKTHGRGSSIPDSSYHRNLGQVEGWMEFLAKKATSQDRKDMTEGSRDVNVFAAVVPLLHMTARMLAVNAMGRPSMEEVERETYQILTEVCGIDKPHCISSRNAYAQAEPTSSQANGNCSIPTAAFPTVITSDEESEPTMMAVLRTERTSSPPLTLCSGLEKIRDLRIKSK
- a CDS encoding epidermal retinal dehydrogenase 2, producing the protein MAAHHRSPPGESWFAPLSIDLVLKVLYVTFFHPFVAWIVVLCFRAQHMEYDAMPMRVTMAYATFVTVCWTLAAVNRRIAFGMPREVDLDEEVIVITGGASGLGLLIAEVYGMRGASVAVLDVKDMENGESRGVNHYKCDVTDKAALKKVAAQIEEELGTPTVLINNAAIVNGKPLLEMEIEDIERSLSTNLVSHFYTLKTFLPAIVRGGKGGTIVTISSVIGQLGCARLTDYAAAKGGVIALHKSLTAELKQSHPDIRTVLVTPGQLSTPLFYGVKTPNSIIAPIVEPVEVAKEIISAIDNGKADHIGMPFYARWCDWYNVLPVSLQILARKVAGIDGAMETFVGRQGAKKEVLLEGL